Proteins encoded within one genomic window of bacterium:
- a CDS encoding riboflavin synthase gives MFTGLVECSAKIVDIIKISDGARLVIKPKIPLKKVVLGESVAIDGCCLTVIKKGATLTFDVSDESIRQTKIKTYQKGTMVNLERAMRAGDRLGGHFVLGHVDGVGKITSIKRNDTSLEITLEAPAGVSEYLIPKGSVTIDGISLTVSGLKKNKFKVYIIPHTEKITNLGERKVGDLVNMEADMLGKYVRGLIAYR, from the coding sequence ATGTTTACCGGACTGGTGGAGTGTTCTGCAAAAATCGTTGATATTATTAAGATATCTGACGGTGCACGCTTGGTGATAAAGCCCAAAATACCTCTTAAAAAGGTGGTTTTGGGTGAAAGTGTGGCCATTGATGGTTGCTGCCTTACCGTTATTAAAAAAGGCGCAACTCTTACCTTTGATGTTTCTGATGAATCTATCCGGCAAACTAAGATTAAAACATATCAAAAAGGGACGATGGTTAATTTGGAGCGGGCCATGCGAGCGGGCGATCGTTTGGGGGGCCATTTTGTATTGGGGCATGTGGATGGAGTTGGAAAAATTACCAGCATAAAACGTAACGATACTTCTCTTGAAATAACGCTTGAAGCCCCGGCCGGTGTAAGCGAGTATCTCATCCCGAAAGGATCGGTTACTATTGATGGGATTAGTCTCACGGTTTCGGGACTCAAAAAAAATAAATTTAAAGTTTATATTATTCCGCATACGGAAAAAATCACCAATTTAGGAGAGAGAAAGGTTGGTGACTTGGTGAATATGGAAGCCGACATGTTGGGGAAATATGTAAGAGGGCTTATCGCTTATCGCTGA